A stretch of the Schistocerca serialis cubense isolate TAMUIC-IGC-003099 chromosome 2, iqSchSeri2.2, whole genome shotgun sequence genome encodes the following:
- the LOC126455895 gene encoding gustatory and pheromone receptor 32a-like, with product MYAMLELYQELPKITVFVDVAVRLLNCSRVLWPFACSTIFMLEDLKLFLESLEYFDGRVQYKKQKRGKLVGLLLCCVSIVLRAVEFSLATVYLRRFPENTRIVLWILYALFGGLESLVLLQITTLVLELRERFRVLNDSILIAATPHGDRHFSRILLGYVQQAALVSHVGVDRLHHAHAVLQRAAEFFQRHFGISLVLHITTSFSALIYGAYEFLVLWVAPEKSHATVVNNSKASAAAWLTSHLLNLVAVVLSCSATVDEAERTRDLVVRVATLQGRPFLSAGMEPLLMQVLTSRPLSFKAAGFLTIDRHLLVSALCVTITYLVILAQISLN from the coding sequence ATGTATGCAATGCTCGAACTTTATCAGGAACTGCCAAAAATCACCGTTTTCGTAGATGTCGCAGTGAGACTACTCAACTGTTCGAGAGTACTCTGGCCATTTGCATGTAGTACAATTTTTATGTTGGAAGACCTAAAATTGTTTCTTGAATCTCTCGAGTACTTTGATGGACGTGTACAGTACAAAAAGCAGAAAAGAGGAAAACTCGTCGGCTTACTTTTgtgctgtgtttccattgttctaaGAGCAGTAGAATTCTCTTTGGCTACAGTTTATCTTCGCCGGTTCCCTGAGAATACACGCATAgtactgtggatactgtatgcatTATTTGGAGGCCTGGAATCCCTCGTCCTACTGCAGATCACCACACTTGTACTCGAACTGCGTGAGAGATTTCGTGTACTCAACGACAGTATCCTCATCGCCGCCACTCCTCACGGTGATAGGCACTTTTCGCGTATCCTCCTGGGCTACGTTCAACAAGCGGCGCTGGTATCCCATGTCGGGGTGGACCGGCTGCACCACGCACACGCAGTTCTCCAGCGGGCAGCAGAATTTTTCCAGCGCCACTTCGGCATCAGCTTGGTCCTTCACATAACGACATCGTTCTCTGCTCTCATTTATGGCGCGTACGAGTTTCTGGTGTTGTGGGTGGCGCCAGAGAAGAGCCACGCCACCGTGGTCAACAATTCCAAGGCGTCAGCGGCAGCGTGGCTGACGTCACACCTGCTGAACCTGGTGGCCGTGGTGCTCTCCTGCTCGGCGACGGTGGACGAGGCAGAGCGCACGCGCGACCTGGTGGTGAGGGTCGCCACCCTGCAGGGGCGCCCGTTTCTCAGCGCGGGGATGGAGCCGCTGCTGATGCAAGTGCTGACCTCTCGCCCGCTGTCGTTCAAGGCTGCCGGTTTCCTCACCATCGACCGCCATCTGCTGGTGTCCGCTCTCTGCGTCACCATCACATACTTAGTCATATTAGCTCAGATTTCTCTCAATTAA